In a genomic window of Gloeocapsopsis dulcis:
- a CDS encoding ATP-dependent metallopeptidase FtsH/Yme1/Tma family protein produces the protein MPVETNNNKRSKKPPQARQFGGSLLILFTILLLLNFIVPSLGAPLPQVPYSDFITQVEADQVERAIVGSDRFFEGDHFFLLNLLYPVAGFSAVNRFRENY, from the coding sequence ATGCCTGTCGAAACAAACAATAATAAACGCTCGAAGAAACCGCCTCAAGCACGGCAATTTGGAGGTAGTTTACTCATTTTGTTTACGATACTTTTGCTGCTAAATTTTATTGTGCCGAGCTTGGGAGCGCCTTTACCGCAAGTTCCTTACAGTGATTTTATTACGCAAGTTGAAGCAGATCAAGTTGAGCGAGCAATTGTCGGGAGCGATCGCTTTTTTGAAGGCGATCATTTTTTTTTACTCAATCTTCTGTATCCAGTCGCCGGATTTTCCGCTGTAAATCGCTTTCGTGAGAACTACTAA
- a CDS encoding TetR/AcrR family transcriptional regulator: protein MEKTPQKLRRQDWLTLGLNVLAKNGIEAMRVERLAELMNVTKGSFYWHFKNREDLLMAMLQEWEVRETDNIIKQVEAAGGNASTKLFNLFQIASQDDGRLEKAIRNWAANDTRSAAAIARIDLRRINYMQTLFLQMSFPTVEAKARARLAYYSWIGEFIVGVLPTQAERLEEAKLYHTILVRHD from the coding sequence ATGGAAAAAACACCACAAAAGTTAAGGCGACAAGACTGGTTGACATTAGGACTAAATGTACTTGCAAAAAATGGCATTGAAGCTATGCGAGTAGAACGTCTGGCAGAATTAATGAATGTGACAAAAGGAAGCTTTTATTGGCATTTCAAAAATCGAGAAGACCTGTTAATGGCAATGTTGCAGGAGTGGGAAGTCCGCGAGACAGACAATATCATCAAACAGGTAGAAGCGGCTGGAGGAAATGCTAGTACAAAGTTATTTAACTTGTTTCAAATTGCATCTCAGGATGATGGTCGACTTGAGAAAGCAATAAGAAACTGGGCTGCAAATGATACAAGATCTGCTGCGGCGATCGCCCGTATAGATTTGCGTCGTATAAACTATATGCAAACCTTGTTTTTGCAGATGAGTTTCCCAACGGTTGAGGCAAAGGCACGGGCGCGACTAGCGTATTATTCCTGGATAGGCGAATTTATAGTTGGAGTGCTTCCCACTCAGGCGGAAAGATTAGAAGAGGCAAAACTTTACCACACCATCTTAGTAAGACACGATTAA
- a CDS encoding serine/threonine-protein kinase, whose product MIGEVIKGRYQILEVLSSGGFCQTYLAQDLYEPDSTKCVIKHLATRTSPQPQTIADLRSSFTREAQALEKLGEHDQIPQLLAHFEIDQEFYLVQQFVTGHPLTEELQTPWSESQVVELLQKILGTLEYVHDYGLIHRDIKPSNLIRRASDRQLVLIDFGSVKQVWKQVVTAGGQTSSKFVEGIPATLAIGTPGYMPTEQGRGRPRPNSDIYAVGIIGIQALTGCSPSELLEDADGEIIWQHRAHVSPQLANILNRMVRYHFKERYQSATEVLQALQALLGRNDIIVEEQSDNLNSVQLTSDAVEKRSPTSTTDGNNTTNSESDRLTLVLGLLIGAVSAMVLIVSSYYYLRPLTPNDSSSWQDVRDLAAQSTLNISQDIVK is encoded by the coding sequence ATGATAGGCGAAGTCATTAAAGGTCGATACCAAATACTAGAAGTTCTCAGTAGTGGAGGATTTTGTCAAACGTACCTGGCACAAGACCTTTATGAACCAGACTCGACTAAATGTGTGATTAAACATCTTGCAACCAGGACTAGTCCTCAACCGCAAACAATAGCTGATTTACGTTCCTCATTTACCAGAGAAGCACAAGCCCTAGAGAAATTAGGCGAACACGATCAAATACCACAGCTACTTGCTCACTTTGAGATCGATCAAGAATTTTACTTGGTACAGCAGTTTGTGACTGGTCATCCTTTAACTGAAGAACTACAAACACCTTGGAGTGAAAGTCAAGTAGTTGAGTTGTTGCAAAAAATCTTGGGTACTTTAGAGTATGTTCACGATTACGGATTGATTCACCGCGACATCAAACCGAGTAATTTAATTCGTCGGGCTAGCGATCGCCAATTAGTGTTGATTGACTTTGGGAGTGTCAAGCAAGTCTGGAAGCAAGTTGTGACAGCTGGAGGTCAGACAAGTTCCAAGTTTGTTGAGGGAATTCCTGCTACCCTTGCTATTGGTACTCCTGGATATATGCCAACAGAACAAGGGCGAGGTAGACCGCGACCAAACAGTGATATCTATGCAGTAGGGATAATTGGTATTCAGGCTTTGACTGGGTGCAGTCCGAGTGAATTACTTGAAGACGCAGATGGGGAAATTATTTGGCAACACCGTGCCCATGTTAGTCCTCAGTTAGCAAACATCCTAAATCGAATGGTGCGCTACCACTTCAAAGAGCGTTATCAGTCAGCAACCGAAGTTTTACAAGCATTACAAGCTCTTTTAGGACGAAATGACATAATAGTAGAAGAGCAAAGTGACAACTTAAACTCGGTTCAGCTAACCTCAGATGCAGTAGAAAAGCGATCGCCAACCTCCACCACTGATGGCAACAATACTACCAATAGCGAGTCAGATCGATTGACATTAGTATTAGGACTGTTAATAGGTGCAGTCTCCGCTATGGTGCTTATAGTTAGCAGCTACTACTATCTGCGTCCGTTGACTCCCAACGATTCATCATCTTGGCAAGATGTTCGTGACTTAGCAGCGCAAAGCACTTTAAATATATCGCAAGACATAGTAAAATAA
- a CDS encoding gluconate:H+ symporter — translation MSPGILILIAMLGIALLLFLVMGLRLQAFVALLLSSLFVAVAAGIPLNEIASTIQQGMGNTLGFIAIVVGLGTMFGEMLRVSGGAEQLANTLVRRFGQDRAQWALGLTGFLVAIPVFFDVGLIILIPLVYSLAQRTGKSLLYYAIPLTAGLAITHSYIPPTPGPVAVASLINADLGWVILFGAIAGLPAMVIGGVFFGKYIAGKIHVKVPEYMIIDAPHQEEVKDPPPFGTIVAIIGIPLLLILLNTVSGILLPEGNFVRNFLGFLGHPFTALLLAALASFYFLGTQRGYTQDEIQTIATKSLEPVGLIILVTGAGGVFGRVLVASGVGDALAGVMAASNLPIILLAFLIATAVRVSQGSATVSMVTAAGIMAPAIEAGNYSAPMAGLITIAIASGATVLSHVNDSGFWLVSRYLGLSEKNTLRSWTVMETIIGVVGFLVVFLISFFV, via the coding sequence ATGTCACCTGGTATATTAATTTTGATTGCGATGCTCGGCATCGCCTTACTACTATTTCTCGTAATGGGGTTAAGGCTACAAGCGTTTGTAGCTTTGCTATTAAGCAGTTTATTCGTTGCGGTTGCAGCGGGGATACCTTTAAACGAGATTGCCAGCACAATCCAACAAGGAATGGGAAATACCCTAGGATTTATCGCGATTGTGGTTGGTTTGGGTACGATGTTCGGCGAGATGCTGCGGGTATCCGGTGGTGCGGAACAATTAGCAAATACTTTGGTAAGAAGGTTTGGGCAAGATCGCGCGCAATGGGCATTAGGCTTGACAGGATTTTTAGTTGCGATTCCTGTCTTTTTTGATGTTGGTCTAATTATTCTCATTCCGCTTGTCTACAGCTTAGCTCAACGTACAGGAAAGTCTTTGCTGTATTACGCGATTCCTTTAACTGCAGGCTTAGCAATTACTCACAGCTATATTCCACCAACTCCAGGTCCCGTTGCGGTGGCATCTTTAATTAATGCGGATCTCGGTTGGGTTATTTTGTTTGGTGCGATTGCTGGTTTACCCGCGATGGTGATCGGAGGTGTCTTCTTTGGTAAGTATATTGCGGGCAAAATTCATGTGAAAGTACCAGAGTACATGATCATTGACGCACCACATCAGGAAGAAGTCAAAGATCCGCCACCGTTTGGCACAATTGTTGCCATTATTGGTATTCCACTGTTGCTAATTCTTCTTAATACAGTGTCTGGCATTTTGCTACCAGAAGGCAATTTCGTACGTAATTTCCTAGGATTTTTAGGACATCCCTTCACAGCATTGCTACTTGCGGCACTAGCCTCGTTTTATTTTTTAGGCACTCAACGCGGTTACACGCAAGACGAAATTCAAACAATTGCCACAAAGTCTCTCGAACCAGTCGGATTGATTATTTTAGTTACGGGTGCTGGTGGTGTCTTTGGTAGAGTTTTAGTCGCGAGTGGTGTCGGCGATGCGTTAGCAGGTGTAATGGCTGCATCGAACTTACCGATTATATTATTAGCGTTCTTAATTGCCACTGCTGTAAGGGTTTCGCAAGGTTCAGCCACAGTATCAATGGTGACAGCAGCAGGGATCATGGCACCTGCAATTGAGGCGGGAAATTATTCTGCACCAATGGCAGGGTTAATTACAATTGCGATCGCTTCTGGTGCGACGGTACTTTCCCATGTCAATGATTCGGGTTTTTGGTTGGTAAGCCGTTATCTGGGATTATCTGAGAAAAACACGTTACGTTCTTGGACAGTCATGGAAACGATCATTGGTGTAGTGGGATTTTTAGTCGTGTTCTTGATTAGCTTTTTTGTGTAA
- a CDS encoding tetratricopeptide repeat protein, with product MSQPRRRWFVSVVLVLAIIAFVGFSMIPLFSTAFRASQPASEAPVTQGQKQLEEAARGYEVVLQREPENQIALRGLVGARIQLLDLKGTVAPLEKLVALNPAETEYGLLLAEVKQRLGDREGEAAAYRSILDANPGNLQALEGITNVQLREQRPMEAVTLLQNTLSKAPEANQNQPGSIDVNGVRLLLAQVYATQQNYNEAIAIYDELMSNNKQDFRPVLAKAMALQQQGKNEEAKPLFDSAATLAPAQYKERINQLATPTPSPSPSN from the coding sequence GTGTCTCAACCGCGTAGACGTTGGTTTGTTAGTGTAGTTCTGGTGCTGGCAATCATTGCTTTTGTCGGGTTTTCAATGATTCCCTTGTTCAGCACCGCGTTTCGCGCAAGTCAACCAGCAAGCGAAGCACCTGTAACCCAAGGTCAAAAACAACTCGAAGAAGCCGCACGAGGCTATGAAGTCGTTTTGCAGCGCGAACCAGAAAATCAAATTGCATTACGAGGATTAGTCGGAGCGCGCATTCAACTATTGGATCTCAAAGGTACTGTTGCTCCCCTCGAAAAATTGGTCGCATTGAATCCTGCAGAAACAGAATATGGCTTACTTTTAGCAGAAGTTAAGCAAAGACTAGGCGATCGCGAAGGTGAAGCGGCAGCTTATCGCTCAATTCTCGACGCAAATCCAGGTAATCTCCAAGCGCTTGAAGGAATAACCAATGTCCAATTACGCGAACAACGTCCAATGGAGGCAGTTACTTTATTGCAAAACACCCTCTCGAAGGCTCCAGAAGCTAATCAAAATCAGCCTGGTAGTATAGACGTTAATGGTGTCAGGCTACTTTTGGCTCAAGTCTATGCCACGCAGCAAAATTACAATGAGGCGATCGCTATCTACGACGAACTGATGAGTAATAACAAACAAGACTTTCGTCCAGTATTAGCAAAAGCTATGGCATTACAGCAACAAGGCAAGAATGAGGAAGCCAAACCCTTATTTGATAGTGCTGCAACATTAGCCCCCGCTCAATACAAAGAGCGAATTAATCAACTCGCAACTCCAACTCCTTCTCCTAGCCCCTCTAACTAA
- a CDS encoding DUF1614 domain-containing protein, giving the protein MFYLPVSLLLFLVLLLFLPFLWFTLAVDVVRLAVAKLGFAPDVAVLLLTAVIIGSTINIPLYKVAALQTTADNLTELWLQEYWGIPLKRMKRSTVVAVNVGGGVIPVGLTLYQFTQGDALAILLVTAIVTLVSYYAARVFPGIGIQMNPLLAPLTAALSAMVLATAHAAPVAFVGGILGTLIGADLLHLKDIQSMSSGVLSIGGAGVFDGITLCGLFALLLT; this is encoded by the coding sequence ATGTTTTACCTTCCGGTATCATTATTACTATTTCTAGTCTTGTTACTATTCCTGCCATTTCTTTGGTTCACGTTGGCAGTTGATGTTGTTAGGCTAGCAGTAGCCAAGTTGGGCTTTGCACCCGATGTTGCAGTGTTGTTGCTAACTGCAGTTATCATCGGCAGTACAATCAATATTCCTCTTTACAAAGTGGCTGCTTTGCAAACCACTGCAGATAATTTAACAGAGTTGTGGTTACAAGAGTATTGGGGTATTCCTCTCAAGCGCATGAAACGCTCTACTGTTGTAGCGGTTAATGTAGGAGGTGGTGTCATTCCTGTTGGATTAACGCTGTATCAATTTACGCAAGGTGATGCATTGGCAATTTTGTTAGTGACTGCCATTGTTACATTAGTTAGTTACTACGCAGCACGAGTTTTCCCAGGAATTGGTATTCAGATGAATCCTTTGCTCGCACCGTTAACAGCTGCACTATCGGCGATGGTATTAGCAACAGCCCACGCTGCACCTGTTGCTTTTGTAGGTGGAATTTTAGGAACTTTAATTGGTGCTGACTTACTGCATCTTAAGGATATTCAATCAATGAGTTCTGGTGTTCTAAGTATTGGTGGTGCAGGAGTATTTGATGGTATTACTTTGTGCGGTTTGTTTGCTTTGCTCTTGACCTAA
- a CDS encoding homocysteine biosynthesis protein has product MRTIAEINEKIACQSTVVLTVEELKARVAEVGVTQAAKEVDVITTGTFEPMESSGAIINLGHTDPPIKIRRCWLDGVPAYSGFGAVDLYLGATQAVEAVDGEEVREKGGGHVISDLIAGLPIQLRALGQVTDCYPRATFETTITRDTINQFYLFNPRNLYQNFIVGVNGGDRPLHTYLGPLQPRLANAVYSNPGALSPLLNDPNLQLIGIGTRIFLGGGIGYVAWEGTQHFPLQKRLPNHTPIGPAATLALIGDAKQMDARWVRGCYFKSYGPSLMIGVGVPLPVLNEEVVAHCAVQDNDLVAPIVDFSIPRRVRPTFGLVSYAQLKSGRIAIEGKPVRVAPLASLFLSRQVTITLKQWIEAGKFTLAEPVAPIPNERAFLPQDIWGAQVTLE; this is encoded by the coding sequence ATGCGTACAATTGCTGAGATTAACGAAAAAATTGCTTGCCAAAGTACAGTAGTGTTGACAGTTGAGGAATTGAAAGCACGAGTTGCAGAAGTCGGTGTTACTCAAGCAGCAAAAGAAGTCGATGTCATTACTACTGGTACATTTGAGCCGATGGAATCATCGGGAGCAATCATTAATTTAGGACATACTGACCCCCCGATCAAAATCCGTCGCTGTTGGTTAGATGGTGTTCCTGCTTATTCAGGCTTTGGAGCGGTAGATTTATATTTAGGCGCAACTCAAGCGGTTGAAGCAGTTGATGGCGAGGAAGTGCGAGAAAAAGGCGGAGGTCATGTTATTTCTGACTTGATAGCTGGATTACCAATTCAGCTACGCGCTTTAGGGCAAGTGACTGATTGCTATCCGCGTGCGACTTTTGAAACGACAATTACCCGCGACACGATTAACCAGTTTTATTTATTCAATCCCCGAAATTTGTACCAAAATTTTATTGTAGGAGTCAATGGCGGCGATCGCCCTCTACACACATATCTAGGACCACTACAACCTCGCTTAGCTAATGCTGTTTACTCTAACCCTGGGGCGCTTTCTCCACTGTTAAACGACCCGAATTTACAACTGATTGGGATTGGCACGCGAATTTTTTTAGGTGGTGGAATTGGCTATGTTGCTTGGGAAGGGACACAACACTTTCCTTTGCAAAAGCGCCTCCCAAACCACACACCAATTGGTCCTGCGGCAACTCTGGCTTTAATTGGTGACGCCAAACAAATGGATGCCCGCTGGGTACGTGGTTGCTATTTTAAAAGCTATGGTCCTTCCCTGATGATTGGCGTTGGAGTACCATTACCAGTTTTAAATGAGGAAGTCGTTGCCCACTGTGCAGTTCAAGACAACGACTTAGTTGCTCCTATTGTAGACTTTTCGATTCCACGTCGCGTGCGTCCTACCTTTGGTTTGGTCAGTTATGCACAGCTTAAATCTGGGCGGATCGCAATTGAAGGTAAACCTGTGCGCGTTGCTCCCCTAGCCAGTCTGTTTTTGTCACGTCAAGTCACGATAACCCTAAAACAGTGGATTGAAGCAGGCAAATTTACTCTTGCTGAGCCAGTTGCACCAATTCCTAATGAAAGAGCTTTTCTTCCTCAAGACATTTGGGGCGCACAAGTTACCTTGGAGTGA
- the gntK gene encoding gluconokinase has translation MSQTYFIGVDIGTTSTKAIVFSTSGAIKGMGNRGYKIIVPKPTWAEQDPEAIFSAVIAAVRDAVDAAEVSKSAIAALGFSAATHSLIAVDAKNYPLTNAIIWADNRSINQTEQLKQQDIKHDLYLRTGSPIHPVSVVTKLMWMRETNRDVFEKAAKFISIKEYVFYQLFERYVIDYSIASATGLLNLKRLDWDEEALKLAGIRSEQLSELVSSTHVLRGMKTRHAEVMRIAPDTPVVIGANDGVLANLGVGAIAKGEVAITIGTSGAVRTVVDTPLTDEKERTFCYALTENHWVIGGPTNNGGIILRWFRDNFCMPEVETAKQLGVDPYDLMIEAAMEVSPGAEGLLCLPYLSGERAPHWNAKTRGLFFGVGLHHGRSHFIRAIMEGILFNVYSVNVALQELTGEIKEIRASGGFARSTQWRQLMADLFGIEVLMPEVYEGSGFGAAVLAMYSVGAIADLTDAQKLIRITYRHQPDPYLVEIYCDLFSIYERLYQNLENEFNAIADYQSQAIKRKVTS, from the coding sequence ATGAGTCAAACTTACTTTATTGGTGTTGATATTGGTACCACGAGTACAAAAGCAATTGTTTTTTCTACTTCGGGTGCAATCAAAGGTATGGGTAATCGGGGATACAAAATTATTGTTCCCAAACCCACCTGGGCAGAACAAGATCCTGAAGCAATTTTTTCTGCAGTGATTGCGGCGGTGCGCGATGCGGTAGATGCTGCAGAAGTATCTAAATCAGCGATCGCAGCATTGGGGTTTAGTGCGGCGACACACAGTTTAATTGCTGTTGATGCCAAAAACTATCCTTTAACGAATGCAATTATTTGGGCAGATAATCGCAGTATTAATCAGACAGAACAACTGAAGCAACAAGATATCAAACACGATCTTTACTTGCGTACTGGCAGCCCGATTCATCCAGTTTCAGTTGTTACCAAATTGATGTGGATGCGCGAAACGAATCGAGATGTTTTTGAGAAAGCTGCTAAGTTTATCTCAATCAAAGAGTATGTTTTCTATCAGTTATTTGAACGCTACGTCATCGATTACTCGATTGCTTCGGCGACAGGGTTACTGAATTTAAAACGGCTGGATTGGGATGAGGAAGCGCTTAAACTCGCAGGAATACGTTCCGAACAGTTAAGTGAACTGGTTTCATCAACTCACGTTCTGCGTGGTATGAAGACACGTCATGCAGAAGTCATGCGAATTGCACCGGATACACCTGTTGTGATTGGCGCAAATGATGGAGTTTTAGCAAATTTAGGAGTCGGGGCGATCGCTAAAGGCGAAGTTGCAATTACGATTGGCACAAGTGGTGCAGTGCGCACAGTGGTTGACACTCCACTGACAGATGAGAAGGAAAGAACGTTTTGTTATGCTTTAACCGAAAATCATTGGGTCATTGGCGGGCCAACGAATAATGGTGGAATAATTTTACGTTGGTTTCGCGATAACTTTTGTATGCCAGAAGTAGAAACCGCCAAGCAATTGGGGGTAGATCCTTACGACTTGATGATCGAAGCTGCAATGGAAGTTTCCCCAGGGGCAGAAGGTTTGCTGTGTTTACCATATTTATCAGGAGAACGCGCACCACATTGGAATGCGAAAACACGGGGTTTATTTTTTGGTGTTGGGCTGCATCATGGGCGATCGCATTTTATTCGTGCGATTATGGAAGGCATTTTATTTAATGTTTACAGTGTAAATGTCGCTTTGCAAGAACTCACCGGAGAAATTAAAGAAATTCGCGCTTCAGGTGGTTTTGCGCGTTCAACTCAGTGGCGACAGTTGATGGCGGATTTGTTTGGTATTGAGGTATTAATGCCAGAAGTTTATGAAGGAAGCGGGTTTGGTGCGGCTGTGTTAGCAATGTACAGTGTGGGTGCGATCGCCGATCTAACTGACGCGCAAAAATTAATTCGCATTACCTATCGCCATCAACCCGATCCATATTTGGTAGAAATTTACTGCGACCTTTTCTCAATATATGAACGCTTGTATCAAAACTTGGAAAATGAGTTTAATGCGATCGCAGATTATCAAAGCCAAGCAATTAAAAGGAAAGTCACTTCCTAA
- a CDS encoding TMEM165/GDT1 family protein — protein sequence MLSAFIAGFFLIAVSELGDKTFFIAAILAMRHSRKLIFAAVVAALAAMTVLSVLVGQFASVLPPNYIYYAEITLFIGFGFKLLYDASQMPAHACDVEMVQEAADIVDKAEGGLPQQSNWAICAEAFVLTFLAEWGDRTQIATIALAAGNNPLGVTAGAILGHALCAAIAVIGGRMLAGRISEQALTIFGGCLFLLFGLMAWWEGA from the coding sequence GTGCTATCTGCTTTTATCGCGGGCTTTTTCCTCATTGCAGTTTCTGAGCTAGGAGATAAAACGTTTTTTATTGCCGCAATTTTAGCAATGCGCCACTCGCGTAAGCTGATTTTTGCTGCTGTAGTTGCGGCTTTAGCGGCAATGACGGTGCTATCTGTGCTCGTAGGACAATTTGCATCAGTTCTGCCACCAAACTACATTTATTACGCCGAAATTACTTTATTTATTGGCTTTGGTTTTAAACTGTTGTACGACGCGAGTCAAATGCCTGCGCATGCTTGTGATGTTGAAATGGTGCAAGAAGCTGCAGATATTGTAGACAAGGCAGAAGGTGGCTTGCCCCAGCAATCAAACTGGGCGATTTGTGCTGAAGCATTTGTTTTGACATTTCTAGCTGAGTGGGGCGATCGCACGCAAATTGCGACAATCGCCTTAGCAGCAGGTAATAATCCTTTAGGAGTAACAGCAGGAGCAATTCTAGGTCACGCCCTGTGTGCGGCGATTGCTGTCATTGGTGGCAGAATGCTAGCTGGACGCATATCTGAGCAAGCCTTGACTATTTTTGGTGGCTGTTTGTTTTTGTTATTTGGACTAATGGCATGGTGGGAAGGAGCTTAG
- a CDS encoding PstS family phosphate ABC transporter substrate-binding protein, with protein MTGNGKQTRNRLSKDVVLLIRGLIIGKVLTLVVIGGVLWWLRPRLFVSNDITSTQNSGVASVASDVSNFQSVTAVPTGTFNYGGSPAWAAIRQLVDAQIQNARPELQLRYVSPDEGIPSSRTGIQMLLDGKIDIAQTSRPLTAAESAIAKQRGIALEQHPVGVDGVAVAVNHSLTVPGLTTEQLRQIYQGTITNWSQVGGPNLPIVPFSRPLEDADTLLFAQSQSSQFESQVQYVPTTTEALRQVSNTPGGIYYASARTIVPQCSVKTLPLGETTDQLIAPYRQPLVQTSECPVARNQVNTAVFESGEYPITYNLFVITKQNQGREQQVGEAYTNLLLSQQGQKAIEQVGFAPVSSENLARQ; from the coding sequence ATGACTGGTAATGGAAAACAAACACGGAATCGGTTAAGTAAAGATGTTGTCCTGCTAATTAGAGGGCTGATCATTGGTAAAGTGTTAACCCTTGTCGTGATTGGTGGAGTCTTGTGGTGGTTAAGACCGCGTTTATTCGTGAGTAACGACATTACCTCAACTCAAAATTCAGGTGTTGCTTCAGTTGCCAGCGATGTATCAAACTTTCAGTCAGTCACAGCAGTACCCACTGGAACCTTCAACTACGGTGGTAGTCCAGCTTGGGCGGCAATCAGACAACTGGTAGATGCACAAATTCAAAATGCACGTCCAGAGTTACAACTGCGTTATGTGTCCCCTGATGAGGGTATCCCCAGTTCAAGGACAGGTATTCAAATGTTGCTTGACGGAAAGATAGACATAGCCCAAACTTCCCGTCCTTTAACAGCAGCAGAATCTGCGATCGCCAAGCAGCGAGGTATTGCACTAGAGCAACATCCCGTGGGAGTTGATGGTGTAGCAGTAGCAGTGAATCATTCACTAACAGTCCCAGGATTAACAACTGAGCAATTGCGGCAAATCTATCAAGGAACAATTACTAACTGGAGCCAAGTCGGAGGTCCTAATCTCCCTATTGTGCCATTTTCCCGACCGTTAGAAGATGCAGATACTCTCCTATTTGCTCAAAGCCAGTCGTCGCAATTTGAGTCTCAAGTGCAGTATGTCCCCACAACCACAGAAGCATTACGTCAGGTTAGTAATACCCCAGGTGGTATATATTATGCTTCTGCACGGACAATAGTACCTCAATGCAGTGTTAAAACTTTGCCTTTAGGCGAGACTACCGATCAACTGATTGCTCCTTATCGTCAGCCCTTAGTACAGACAAGTGAATGTCCTGTTGCGCGAAATCAAGTAAATACAGCGGTCTTTGAAAGCGGCGAATACCCAATTACTTACAACCTATTTGTCATTACCAAGCAAAACCAAGGTCGAGAACAACAAGTAGGAGAAGCTTACACCAATCTTTTACTGAGTCAACAAGGACAAAAAGCAATAGAGCAAGTTGGATTTGCACCAGTATCGTCAGAGAATCTTGCCCGTCAATAA